In the genome of Campylobacter concisus, one region contains:
- a CDS encoding SLAC1 anion channel family protein, whose translation MHDVKKNDPQSKIKSLPIMLFAGTMGLGGLCAAYKKLSEIFDLPDEIFSALRALDCTVFCLLSAFYLFKLLKFKEEVKAEFSHPIKINFFGGFIISLFLLALAYKDAPQLYYSLFYAALGLQTIFTLYVISFWIDEKFDIMMLNPAWFIPVVGNLLIPIIAEKSQAIWYYFSLGLFFWIILFAVIFYRLVFYDKLADKFVPTLVITLAPPAMAFLGYVKLTEQFDAFAAILLNINVFFAALILFSYKRFIKLKFALSWWAFTFPTAASSIAFLKAYEITQSDFYLVLGVGAFAALVASILIVGFLTVKSIINGEIFSEK comes from the coding sequence ATGCACGACGTTAAGAAAAACGACCCGCAAAGCAAAATAAAATCGCTTCCGATTATGCTTTTTGCCGGTACTATGGGGCTTGGAGGGCTTTGCGCGGCTTATAAGAAATTAAGCGAGATATTTGATTTACCGGATGAGATATTCTCGGCGCTTAGAGCGCTAGACTGCACGGTATTTTGCCTACTTTCGGCGTTTTACCTCTTTAAGCTTTTAAAATTTAAAGAAGAAGTAAAGGCCGAATTTTCGCACCCTATAAAGATAAATTTTTTCGGCGGATTTATCATTTCGCTTTTTCTTTTAGCTCTAGCTTACAAAGACGCGCCGCAACTATACTACTCGCTTTTTTACGCGGCTTTAGGCTTGCAAACGATTTTTACGCTTTACGTAATTTCTTTTTGGATCGACGAAAAATTCGATATCATGATGCTAAATCCAGCATGGTTTATCCCGGTAGTGGGCAACTTGCTAATCCCGATCATAGCCGAAAAATCTCAAGCGATCTGGTATTATTTTAGTTTGGGGTTATTTTTTTGGATTATTTTATTCGCCGTTATATTTTATAGGTTAGTCTTTTACGATAAGCTAGCCGACAAATTCGTCCCGACGCTAGTCATTACGCTAGCGCCGCCGGCTATGGCGTTTTTGGGATACGTAAAATTAACCGAGCAATTCGACGCTTTTGCGGCGATACTACTTAATATAAACGTATTTTTCGCGGCGCTTATACTTTTTTCGTATAAAAGATTTATTAAACTCAAATTCGCCCTATCGTGGTGGGCTTTTACCTTCCCGACGGCTGCTAGCTCCATAGCGTTTTTAAAAGCTTACGAAATTACTCAAAGCGATTTTTACTTAGTTTTAGGAGTCGGCGCTTTTGCGGCTCTAGTCGCTTCGATTTTGATAGTCGGATTTTTAACGGTTAAATCTATAATAAACGGCGAAATTTTTTCAGAAAAATAA